In Argiope bruennichi chromosome 4, qqArgBrue1.1, whole genome shotgun sequence, a single window of DNA contains:
- the LOC129965671 gene encoding pre-rRNA 2'-O-ribose RNA methyltransferase FTSJ3-like, whose product MPKKAKVGKQRKDKFYKLAKETGYRSRASFKLLQLNRKFEFLPKSRVLIDLCAAPGGWLQVAQQAMPVSSVIIGVDLVPIKTIPNVITLQEDITTDKCRQSLKRQLKTWKADVVLHDGAPNVGKNWIQDAFTQNGLTLSALKLATEMLVKGGWFVTKVFRSKDYLSLVWIFKKLFKHVHVTKPQASRNESAEIFVVCQGFLAPERLDPRFLDPGYLFKDVQSKEETKSKLLELTNKKPKAEGYEDDAPMYRTLNATDFIFCENHLERLSKCNEVVFDDEDIKNHKLTTEEIKQCCKDIKVLGKADLKMLLNWRKQLRTILEEAAKKEEKTLAVEKVAPDEEEELDGVMKEVEELELSKLQEAKRKKKKILKERKKLHERLNLKMIIKDDEPIIDEDRELFKLSQIKNKNALLQVEDETNLEFGLEAPQPADEDILQPGYKSTFISYNRDVRDDSRVEAEPEKEESEYSSDEGLSSELEFESESEQEDDKEVTETILEGKKNPLMVDLVERPDRVKDTVDRWFDKADFASENDDSDLELDLLAEEFEKKQKAKKDEMDKEPISEEQKDDSTSQSAKETNTDKKEKKRKRVKLDPEGLALGSLIVQSKKMKRDIIESGYNRYASNDEKLPDWFVRDEKKHYRKQLPVSAELVAEYKQRLKEINARPIKKIVEAKARKKRRSIRRMEKAKKRAEKVTDHPDMSLSEKADQLKEIYKRAVPKQDHKVTYVVAKKGAGRRVSRPAGVKGRFKVVDPRMKKDTRKEKIAMKKEKKNKKSFKRNSKSKAQKKR is encoded by the exons ATGCCTAAAAAAGCAAAAGTTGGAAAACAGCGAAAGGATAAATTCTACAAGTTAGCTAAAGAAACTg GTTATAGATCAAGAGCCTCATTCAAGTTGCTTCaactaaatagaaaatttgagttcttaccaaaatctcgagttttaatAGATTTATGTGCTGCACCAGGAGGATGGCTTCAAGTTGCGCAGCAAGCCATGCCTGTTTCCAGTGTTATCATTg gagTGGATTTGGTTCCTATCAAGACAATACCAAATGTTATCACTTTACAAGAAGATATCACAACAGACAAATGTCGACAG tcACTAAAAAGACAATTGAAAACCTGGAAAGCAGACGTAGTGCTTCATGATGGAGCTCCTAATGTTGGTAAAAATTGGATACAGGATGCTTTTACACAGA atGGTTTGACTCTTAGTGCACTGAAATTAGCCACAGAAATGCTTGTGAAGGGTGGATGGTTTGTTACTAAAGTATTCCGTTCAAAAGATTACTTGTCACTCgtatggatatttaaaaaattatttaaacat GTGCATGTTACTAAACCTCAAGCTTCTCGAAACGAATCAGCTGAGATATTTGTTGTGTGTCAAGGATTTCTTGCACCTGAGCGCTTAGATCCCCGATTTTTAGATCCTGGTTATTTGTTTAAAGATGTTCAATCTAAAGAAGAAACAAAGTCAAAACTTCTTGAGCTTACTAATAAAAAGCCAAAAGCTGAAGGTTATGAAGATGATGCACCCATGTATAGAACTCTTAATGCAACTGATTTCATATTTTGTGAAAACCATTTAGAGAGACTTAGCAAATGCAATGAG GTTGTGTTTGATGATGAAGATATTAAAAACCATAAGCTAACAACTGAAGAAATTAAACAATGTTGTAAGGATATTAAAGTTTTAGGAAAAGCAGATTTAAA aatgcttttGAACTGGAGGAAGCAGTTGCGAACTATTCTTGAAGAGGCtgcaaagaaagaagaaaagac CTTGGCTGTTGAAAAAGTTGCTCCTGATGAAGAGGAAGAACTGGATGGTGTTATGAAAGAAGTTGAAGAATTAGAATTATCCAAATTGCAAGAAGCAaagaggaaaaagaagaaaattttgaaagaacgtAAAAAGTTGCATGAAagattgaatttgaaaatgatcATAAAAGATGATGAACCAATCATTGATGAAGACAGAGAGCTGTTTAAACTTtcacaaatcaaaaataaaaat gcTCTTTTGCAAGTAGAAGATGAAACCAACTTAGAATTTGGTTTGGAAGCTCCTCAACCTGCTGATGAGGATATTTTACAACCTGGTTATAAGAGTACATTTATAAGTTATAATCGTGATGTTCGAGATGATTCACGAGTTGAAGCAGAACCTGAAAAAGAAGAAAGTGAATATTCTAGTGATGAGGGTTTAAGTAGTGAACTGGAATttgaaag TGAGTCTGAGCAAGAAGATGATAAAGAAGTTACTGAAACTATTCTTGAAGGAAAAAAGAACCCATTGATGGTTGATTTAGTGGAAAGACCTGATAGAGTTAAAGATACTGTAGATAGATGGTTTGATAAGGCTGATTTCGCTAGTGAAAATGATGATAGTGATTTAGAATTAGATTTACTGGCTGAAGAATTTGAGAAGAAACAAAAAGCGAAGAAAG ATGAAATGGACAAAGAGCCCATCAGTGAAGAACAAAAAG atgattCTACGAGTCAATCAGCAAAAGAAACTAATACAG ataagaaagagaagaaaagaaaaagggtGAAACTGGACCCAGAAGGCTTAGCATTAGGATCTCTCATTGTTCAGTCAAAGAAAATGAAGAGGGATATTATTGAAAGTGGTTACAATAG ATATGCATCCAATGATGAAAAGCTTCCTGACTGGTTTGTACGAGATGAAAAGAAACACTACAGAAAGCAGCTTCCCGTTTCTGCT GAATTGGTAGCTGAATACAAACAAaggttaaaagaaattaatgcaagaccaattaaaaaaattgttgaagctAAGGCAAGAAAGAAGAGAAga TCTATAAGACGCATGGAAAAGGCAAAGAAACGTGCAGAGAAAGTTACAGACCATCCAGACATGTCTTTATCTGAAAAAGCTGATCAACTGAAAGA gATATACAAAAGGGCTGTCCCTAAACAAGATCATAAAGTGACATATGTTGTGGCTAAAAAAGGTGCTGGGAGAAGAGTGTCGCGCCCTGCTGGGGTAAAAGGACGCTTCAAAGTTGTTGATCCACGTATGAAGAAAGATACAAGAAAAGagaaaattgcaatgaaaaaagaaaagaaaaataaaaagtcttttaaacgaaattctaaaagtaaagctcagaaaaaaagatga
- the LOC129965673 gene encoding S-adenosyl-L-methionine-dependent tRNA 4-demethylwyosine synthase TYW1-like — translation MYTEGASFMEAVVSLLEEPHLWCYGITLSVAGISAYLIEKFLFKGKLLCLTGAGLDSDFSSGDEEDDENRCNIIFGTQTGNAKNFAEKLKNILAEYDCIVEVQDMKDVKDPEEYLTTQAMRGSLCLFIISTYNDGLPPEDCQWFCKWLKEASCDFRVSRTALQGLSYAVFGLGNSSYGENFNKVATEINGQLVKLGALPVLELVKADESDSELGLVGSFSKWHTSLIRLLTKKDDLNLDLEDAYKSNSEEEEEEEEEGIVDLEDLGNACGVSNIKEKSTQEPKEMITPLLRKSLTKQGYKLLGSHSGVKMCRWTKSMLRGRGGCYKHTFYGIESHRCMETTPSLACANKCVFCWRHHTNPVGTEWKWKMDDPNEIVEMALQNHYNMINEFKGVPGVQPKKLAEGMQVRHCALSLVGEPIMYPEINTLIKLLHAKGISSFLVTNAQFPDAIQKLEPVTQLYVSVDANSEQSLKKIDRPLFRDFWQRFLDSLKALDSKGQRTVYRLTLVKAWNTDELEGYADLVKIGNPDFIEIKGVTYCGTSSASKLTMQNVPWHNEVVDFSKELLKYLPDYELAAEHEHSNCILISNKKFYVNGRWHTWIDYSKFHYLIKRYEESEGAETFTSLDYICPTPEWAVYGAKERGFDPKEIRFFRKTKKDISGC, via the exons GAGCTTCATTTATGGAGGCTGTTGTTTCCCTTTTGGAAGAACCACATTTGTGGTGTTATGGGATTACATTATCTGTAGCTGGCATATCTGCTTACTTgatagaaaaattcttattcaaaggAAAGCTTTTATGCctg ACTGGTGCTGGTTTGGATTCTGATTTTTCTTCTGGAGATGAAGAGGACGATGAGAATAGgtgcaatattatttttgggACACAGACAGGAAATGCTAAG aACTTTGcagaaaagttgaaaaatattttagctgaATATGATTGCATAGTTGAAGTACAAGACATGAAAGATGTGAAGGATCCTGAAGAATATTTGACTActcaa GCTATGAGAGGAAGTTTGTGTCTTTTCATAATTTCGACATATAATGATGGACTCCCTCCTGAAGATTGCCAGTGGTTTTGCAAATGGTTGAAAGAGGCATCCTGTGATTTCCGGGTCTCTCGCACAGCATTGCAGGGATTAAGTTATGCTGTTTTTGGTCTGGGAAATTCGAGTTATGGTGAAAATTTTAACAAG gTTGCAACTGAAATAAATGGTCAGCTTGTTAAATTGGGTGCTCTTCCTGTGCTTGAATTAGTAAAAGCAGATGAAAGTGATTCAGAATTAG gtTTGGTTGGAAGTTTTTCAAAATGGCATACATCTTTGATCAGATTGTTAACTAAAAAAGATGATTTAAATCTAGATCTA GAAGATGCTTACAAGAGTAATAGTGAAGAAGAAGAGGAGGAGGAGGAAGAAGGTATAGTGGATTTAGAGGACTTAGGAAATGCATGTGGTGTTTCAAATATCAAG gAAAAATCAACGCAAGAACCCAAAGAAATGATAACTCCTCTTCTGCGCAAATCTCTTACTAAACAGGGCTACAAGCTTTTAGGTAGTCATTCTGGAGTTAAAATGTGTCGTTGGACTAAATCCATGCTTCGAGGCAGAGGTGGATGTTATAAGCACACATTTTATGGAATTGAGAGTCACAGGTGCATGGAAACTACTCCAAGTCTTGCCTGTGCAAATAAATGTGTGTTTTGCTGGAG acACCATACTAATCCTGTTGGAacagaatggaaatggaaaatgGATGATCCTAATGAAATTGTGGAAATGGCTTTACAAAATCACTATAATATGATTAATGAGTTTAAAG GTGTTCCAGGTGTGCAGCCTAAGAAACTTGCTGAAGGAATGCAAGTGCGACATTGTGCCCTGTCATTAGTTGGTGAACCCATAATGTATCcagaaattaatactttaatcaAACTTCTACATGCTAAAGGAATATCTTCATTCCTTGTGACTAATGCTCAGTTTCCTGATGCCATACAAAAACTAGAACCTGTTACACAACTATATGTTTCAGTTGATGCCAACAGCGAACAAAGTCTGAAAAAAATAGACCGTCCTCTCTTCAGAGATTTCTGGCAACGTTTTCTTGACAGTTTAAAAGCTTTGGATTCAAAA ggTCAACGTACTGTTTACAGATTAACCTTGGTCAAAGCATGGAATACTGATGAATTGGAAGGTTATGCTGATTTAGTTAAAATTGGAAATCCagatttcattgaaatcaaa GGTGTTACATATTGTGGTACTTCATCTGCCAGCAAATTAACTATGCAGAATGTTCCATGGCATAATGAAGTTGTGGACTTCAGTAAAGAGCTGCTTAAATACCTGCCTGATTATGAATTGGCAGCTGAACATGAGCATTCCAACTGCatactaatttcaaataaaaag ttttatgtcAATGGAAGATGGCATACTTGGATTGATTACAGCAAGtttcattacttaataaaaaGGTATGAAGAATCGGAAGGTGCAGAAACATTTACCAGTTTAGATTATATATGCCCAACTCCTGAATGGGCTGTCTATGGTGCCAAAGAGAGAGGATTTGATCCAAAAGAAATTCgctttttcagaaaaacaaagaaagataTCTCTGGTTGCTAA